One window of Psychrobacillus sp. FSL H8-0483 genomic DNA carries:
- a CDS encoding type II secretion system protein, with protein sequence MKNNDGFSWPETILSLSITLIIATTLLPLLHNFTVQLEEKKRKYHASIVMNEATKMFITENISTGSIHIEKVAYMFVIDNENICVIYEGVREEKTSCLTISNRESWMRKDIH encoded by the coding sequence ATGAAGAATAATGACGGCTTTTCGTGGCCTGAAACCATACTATCGTTAAGTATAACTTTAATCATCGCAACCACATTACTTCCTCTACTCCATAATTTTACCGTGCAATTAGAAGAGAAGAAGCGGAAGTATCATGCCTCTATTGTGATGAATGAAGCAACGAAAATGTTCATAACGGAAAATATTTCGACTGGATCTATACACATTGAAAAAGTCGCTTATATGTTTGTAATTGATAACGAAAACATATGTGTGATTTATGAAGGGGTGCGAGAGGAGAAAACGAGTTGCTTAACTATTTCAAACAGAGAATCGTGGATGAGAAAGGATATACACTAA
- the comGD gene encoding competence type IV pilus minor pilin ComGD: MVKQYEKGFTLIETLLVLSIVMVMSSSIIFVTSSKMEEVEEKRFFRQFHLDMQRLQSIAIGEYKYTYVNFVENGSKYVAKSANVPLFEYKVPKHMRLSMDSYLKGIAFHPNGTVSQFGSFLFETKKGHKTVTVYIGRGRLSYEE; encoded by the coding sequence ATGGTTAAACAGTATGAAAAAGGGTTTACTTTAATTGAAACGCTGCTCGTTTTATCTATTGTGATGGTCATGTCGTCTTCGATTATATTTGTTACTTCTTCCAAGATGGAGGAAGTAGAGGAAAAGCGATTTTTTAGACAGTTCCATTTAGATATGCAAAGACTTCAATCCATTGCGATTGGAGAATATAAGTATACGTATGTAAACTTTGTTGAAAATGGCTCGAAATATGTCGCGAAAAGTGCAAATGTACCTTTATTTGAATATAAAGTTCCAAAACATATGCGACTATCAATGGATAGCTACTTAAAAGGGATTGCATTTCATCCTAACGGAACAGTCAGTCAGTTTGGATCATTCCTATTTGAAACAAAAAAAGGTCACAAAACAGTAACGGTGTATATTGGTAGAGGCAGACTAAGTTATGAAGAATAA
- a CDS encoding type II secretion system F family protein, with translation MLFKKIKAYLKRKDETIPLEMQSSFLSRLSDLLKEGYTFHEAVTMLLPFHVKKAGVVIQKITDIQKNGLSVTEVFKLLGFPSRLLLPINLATIHGQLQETVAVLGVNAAIIERSKKRLNNLLMYPLFLFVVIFLLFTIFRLYFLPNMKSLLGSRDAHQAESSLALTNMLLQLPNTFLMTILAIAVLIIIFLFLLNNKNIKTQLDFYRKIPVVQSWYRLILTRVFSREMGGLIESGVSLQKALDALIAQEEHKGLRYIAGQLKEKIVHGETFSDGVLLLDYFTNDFHHFVVHGENSG, from the coding sequence GTGTTATTCAAAAAAATTAAAGCTTATCTCAAAAGGAAGGATGAAACAATTCCTTTAGAGATGCAATCCTCTTTTTTAAGTAGGCTAAGCGATTTATTAAAGGAAGGCTATACATTTCATGAAGCGGTTACAATGCTTCTTCCGTTTCATGTGAAAAAAGCCGGGGTTGTCATTCAAAAGATAACCGATATTCAAAAAAATGGGTTGAGTGTAACAGAAGTATTCAAATTACTAGGATTTCCTAGTAGATTGCTTTTACCGATTAATTTGGCTACGATCCATGGGCAACTACAAGAAACTGTAGCGGTTCTTGGGGTAAATGCTGCGATCATTGAACGTTCAAAAAAAAGGTTAAATAACTTATTAATGTATCCACTTTTCTTATTCGTCGTTATTTTTTTGTTGTTTACGATATTTCGCCTCTATTTTCTTCCTAATATGAAGTCATTGCTTGGGTCAAGAGATGCTCATCAGGCTGAAAGCTCTCTTGCTTTAACAAACATGTTATTGCAATTACCGAATACGTTTTTAATGACTATTTTAGCGATAGCAGTGCTCATCATTATCTTCCTGTTCCTACTAAATAATAAAAATATAAAAACCCAGCTTGATTTTTATAGAAAAATACCAGTAGTGCAAAGTTGGTATCGACTAATACTTACAAGAGTGTTCTCTAGAGAAATGGGAGGGCTTATTGAGAGTGGAGTGTCGCTACAGAAAGCGTTAGATGCATTAATAGCGCAAGAAGAGCATAAAGGTCTTCGGTATATTGCCGGGCAATTGAAAGAGAAAATAGTCCACGGAGAAACTTTCTCGGATGGTGTCTTATTACTCGACTATTTTACAAACGATTTCCACCATTTTGTCGTCCATGGAGAAAATAGTGGTTAA
- the comGA gene encoding competence type IV pilus ATPase ComGA, producing MQKTENIVEQKCFQLLIKAHQFGASDLHMIPNEENYYYYFKKNSQMFEAGKLPLNMGERIISFFKFLSSLDISEKRKPQSGSFQQTFNSQKFSFRVSTLPSVFGKESLVIRLQQHDNAKIIHSLSLFRDASEKIVELANQRQGLILFVGPTGSGKSTTMYSLTKYCSENLNRHVISLEDPVENNQSHLLQIQVNERSGVTYSTGLKAILRHSPDVIMIGEIRDEDTAKAAIQAALTGHLVVSTIHARDGVGALYRLMDLGVSVDELKQTITGIVTQRLVTVINTKTPELSAIFEIISEEFLSEALNSLLTGRSFCVPHTNTLSYQIERGVREGVIQKN from the coding sequence ATGCAAAAAACAGAAAATATAGTAGAACAAAAATGTTTTCAATTACTAATAAAAGCACATCAATTTGGTGCTTCTGATTTACACATGATTCCAAACGAAGAGAATTACTATTATTATTTTAAGAAAAATTCTCAAATGTTTGAAGCAGGGAAGCTTCCCCTAAACATGGGTGAACGTATTATTTCATTCTTCAAGTTTTTATCCTCTCTTGATATCAGCGAAAAAAGAAAGCCACAAAGTGGTTCATTTCAACAAACATTCAACTCTCAAAAATTTTCATTTCGAGTTTCTACTCTCCCATCTGTCTTTGGAAAAGAAAGTCTAGTAATCCGTCTTCAACAGCATGATAATGCTAAAATAATCCATTCATTGTCATTATTTCGGGATGCCTCTGAAAAAATTGTAGAGCTAGCGAACCAGCGACAGGGATTAATTCTTTTTGTTGGTCCAACGGGATCTGGTAAGTCCACTACAATGTACTCGCTCACAAAATACTGCTCGGAAAATTTAAATAGACATGTCATTTCTCTAGAAGATCCTGTTGAAAATAATCAGTCTCATTTACTGCAAATACAAGTGAATGAACGGTCAGGAGTGACATACTCTACAGGCTTAAAGGCCATTTTAAGGCATTCACCGGATGTTATTATGATTGGGGAAATACGAGATGAAGATACTGCGAAAGCTGCTATTCAAGCAGCTTTAACTGGACATCTTGTCGTGTCGACTATCCATGCAAGAGATGGGGTGGGTGCTTTATATCGTTTAATGGATCTTGGGGTTTCTGTGGATGAATTAAAACAAACAATCACAGGAATTGTGACACAAAGGCTCGTTACCGTCATAAATACAAAAACCCCAGAGTTATCGGCTATATTTGAAATTATTTCAGAGGAATTTTTATCAGAAGCGCTAAACTCTCTTTTAACTGGAAGAAGCTTTTGTGTACCACATACTAATACTCTTTCCTATCAAATAGAGAGAGGAGTTAGAGAAGGTGTTATTCAAAAAAATTAA
- a CDS encoding helix-turn-helix domain-containing protein — MSDTLKLTNTLADETRYSIYQYILKEKKQVNVQEIAEQFGIHPNVARLHLTKLTESKLLVSEFVKNGKGGRPARVYLLAEKPIYLSFPKQENHLLLQWLLELVDSLGEIAITKAKEISYRNGQKSIQHGNASTQSFETKLEVLTEAANSIGYFPQITEKEGKKSITFSIYNCPYKDQLNKYPHLVCALHESFLKGQFDTLFPTNEFVQVESMQNHCNNCVYQIEVL, encoded by the coding sequence ATGTCAGATACATTAAAGCTTACTAATACGTTAGCGGATGAAACTAGATATTCCATTTATCAATATATATTGAAAGAGAAAAAACAAGTAAATGTGCAAGAAATTGCCGAGCAGTTTGGAATCCACCCTAATGTGGCTAGGCTGCACTTAACAAAACTGACCGAATCTAAATTACTTGTATCCGAATTTGTGAAAAATGGAAAAGGAGGTAGACCCGCAAGAGTTTACTTACTTGCTGAAAAACCTATCTATTTAAGTTTTCCTAAACAAGAAAATCATTTACTGCTTCAATGGTTGCTTGAACTAGTCGATTCCCTCGGTGAAATAGCTATCACCAAAGCAAAAGAAATTAGTTATCGTAATGGACAAAAGAGTATACAACATGGTAATGCTTCAACACAGTCATTTGAAACTAAATTGGAAGTATTAACAGAAGCAGCAAATTCTATTGGTTACTTCCCACAGATTACAGAAAAAGAAGGTAAAAAAAGCATTACGTTTTCTATTTACAATTGCCCTTACAAGGATCAGCTAAACAAGTACCCACATCTAGTTTGTGCGCTGCATGAATCTTTCTTAAAAGGACAGTTTGATACACTTTTTCCTACCAATGAGTTTGTACAAGTGGAAAGTATGCAAAATCACTGTAACAATTGCGTATATCAAATAGAAGTTCTATAA